From the Streptomyces sp. KMM 9044 genome, one window contains:
- a CDS encoding MFS transporter produces the protein MSPAGTGASTTVDARTFVISAVSPPVLPSSPPPSPPAAPVAPVAPGTPGTPGGADARLSPGGPGFRRMSFALFLAGVAAFALLYSTQALLPLVSGDLGVSAGEASWTVAAATGGLAVFVLPMSALSERYGRRTVMTASLAVAVTVGLLVPFAPSLGSLVALRALQGAALAGVPASATAYLAEEVRPKALVTAIGLFVAGNSVGGMSGRVIAGWVAQEWGWRIAVGVIGVLSVVCAVAFRLLLPAPKHFRPGSLRPRVLLGTVRGHLANPLLRRLYAIGALFMTVFGGVYTVIGYRLAEAPFSLPQGIVGSIFLVYLVGTVAASAAGRLAGRLGRRGALYAAGGTTAAGLLLSLAGSLPLILLGLVLITGGFFAGHAVASAAVGRTATQGRAQASALYQSAYYVGSSAGSTAGALAFHSGGWSGTVGVGLVAVAGVVAITVLGTRAARVERRRPAPAPGGPDGPDGPDGFGAVPRAGGRT, from the coding sequence ATGTCTCCCGCCGGTACCGGGGCGTCCACCACCGTGGACGCCCGCACCTTCGTCATATCCGCCGTCTCTCCCCCCGTCCTCCCCTCCTCCCCGCCCCCGAGCCCGCCGGCCGCTCCGGTTGCTCCGGTTGCTCCGGGCACGCCGGGCACGCCGGGTGGTGCCGACGCGCGTCTGTCCCCGGGCGGCCCCGGTTTCCGCCGGATGAGCTTCGCCCTGTTCCTGGCGGGTGTGGCGGCTTTCGCGCTGCTGTACTCCACGCAGGCCCTGCTGCCGCTGGTCTCCGGCGACCTCGGGGTGAGCGCGGGCGAGGCGAGCTGGACGGTGGCGGCGGCCACCGGTGGTCTCGCGGTGTTCGTGCTGCCGATGAGCGCGCTCTCGGAGCGGTACGGGCGCCGTACGGTCATGACGGCCTCGCTGGCCGTCGCGGTGACCGTCGGCCTGCTGGTCCCCTTCGCCCCGTCGCTGGGCTCCCTGGTGGCACTGCGGGCGCTCCAGGGGGCGGCCCTGGCCGGGGTGCCCGCGTCCGCGACCGCGTATCTGGCGGAGGAGGTCCGGCCGAAGGCCCTGGTGACCGCGATCGGACTGTTCGTCGCGGGCAACAGCGTCGGCGGGATGAGCGGCCGGGTCATCGCCGGCTGGGTGGCCCAGGAGTGGGGCTGGCGGATCGCCGTCGGTGTGATCGGGGTGCTCTCGGTGGTGTGCGCGGTGGCGTTCCGGCTGCTGCTGCCGGCGCCGAAGCACTTCCGTCCGGGCTCGCTGCGCCCACGCGTCCTGCTCGGCACGGTCCGCGGCCATCTCGCGAACCCGCTGCTGCGGCGCCTGTACGCCATCGGCGCCCTGTTCATGACCGTGTTCGGCGGGGTCTACACCGTGATCGGCTACCGGCTGGCCGAGGCGCCCTTCTCCCTCCCCCAGGGCATCGTCGGCTCGATCTTCCTGGTGTACCTGGTCGGCACGGTGGCGGCGTCGGCGGCGGGCCGGCTGGCGGGCCGGCTCGGCCGCCGGGGCGCACTGTACGCGGCGGGCGGCACCACGGCGGCGGGTCTGCTGCTGTCCCTGGCCGGCTCCCTGCCCCTGATCCTGCTGGGCCTGGTGCTGATCACCGGCGGTTTCTTCGCGGGTCACGCGGTCGCGTCCGCGGCGGTCGGGCGGACGGCCACCCAGGGCCGCGCCCAGGCGTCGGCGCTGTACCAGTCCGCCTACTACGTCGGCTCCAGCGCGGGCAGCACGGCCGGTGCGCTCGCCTTCCACTCGGGCGGCTGGTCCGGGACGGTGGGGGTCGGCCTGGTGGCGGTGGCCGGCGTCGTGGCCATCACGGTGCTGGGCACCCGCGCGGCCCGGGTGGAGCGGCGCCGGCCCGCCCCTGCGCCGGGCGGGCCCGACGGGCCCGACGGGCCCGACGGGTTCGGAGCGGTTCCGCGGGCCGGTGGGCGGACGTAG
- a CDS encoding ABC transporter permease: MTAPTTATDVNQPSLQHAAPTGRRMSWPVLLLVIAGALALVSLVRLITGADGITNVSQMSTALQLAVPIGLAGLGGLWAERAGIVNIGLEGMLILGTWFGAWAGFQWGPWTGVLVGVLGGCLGGLLHAVVTVTFRVNHIVSGVAINILALGATRYLAPLAFEGHQGGSAKQSPAIEPLGHFTVPGLSDALRDLNAKGWFFVSDVAGLLGGLVTNVSWLTLIAVALIPATWWILWRTAFGLRLRSCGENPVAAESLGVDVYKYKYLAVIISGGLAGLGGAFLSIVANPFYLEGQVSGRGYIGLAAMIFGNWMPGGLAIGAGLFGYTDSLNLRGGSTNVHALLLLGALLLVIGAIWLAIRKKYVAAVVTLVIGALVYAWYAGTNEVPNQVVAATPYVITLVVLALSAQRLRMPRANGLPYRKGQGG, translated from the coding sequence ATGACTGCTCCGACCACAGCGACCGACGTCAACCAGCCCTCGCTGCAGCACGCGGCGCCCACCGGCCGCCGCATGTCGTGGCCCGTGCTGCTGCTGGTCATCGCCGGCGCCCTGGCCCTGGTCTCGCTCGTCCGCCTCATCACCGGCGCGGACGGCATCACCAACGTCAGCCAGATGTCCACCGCCCTCCAGCTCGCCGTTCCCATCGGCCTCGCCGGACTCGGCGGCCTGTGGGCCGAGCGTGCGGGCATCGTCAACATCGGCCTCGAGGGCATGCTGATCCTCGGCACCTGGTTCGGCGCCTGGGCCGGGTTCCAGTGGGGCCCGTGGACCGGCGTCCTCGTCGGCGTCCTCGGCGGCTGCCTCGGCGGACTGCTGCACGCCGTCGTCACCGTCACCTTCCGCGTCAACCACATCGTCTCCGGTGTGGCCATCAACATCCTCGCCCTCGGCGCCACCCGCTACCTCGCCCCGCTGGCCTTCGAAGGCCACCAGGGCGGCTCGGCCAAGCAGTCCCCGGCGATCGAACCGCTCGGCCACTTCACCGTGCCGGGGCTGTCCGACGCGCTGCGGGATCTCAACGCCAAGGGCTGGTTCTTCGTCTCCGACGTCGCCGGCCTGCTCGGCGGCCTGGTCACCAACGTCTCCTGGCTGACCCTCATCGCCGTCGCGCTCATCCCCGCCACCTGGTGGATCCTCTGGCGCACCGCCTTCGGTCTGCGCCTGCGCTCCTGCGGCGAGAACCCCGTCGCCGCCGAGTCCCTCGGCGTCGACGTCTACAAGTACAAGTACCTGGCCGTGATCATCTCCGGCGGTCTGGCCGGCCTCGGCGGCGCCTTCCTCTCCATCGTCGCCAACCCCTTCTACCTGGAGGGCCAGGTCAGCGGACGCGGCTACATCGGCCTCGCCGCGATGATCTTCGGCAACTGGATGCCGGGCGGCCTCGCCATCGGCGCCGGACTCTTCGGCTACACCGACAGCCTCAACCTGCGCGGCGGCTCCACCAACGTGCACGCCCTGCTGCTGCTCGGCGCGCTGCTGCTGGTCATCGGCGCGATCTGGCTGGCGATCCGCAAGAAGTACGTGGCAGCGGTCGTCACCCTGGTCATCGGCGCCCTCGTCTACGCCTGGTACGCCGGCACCAACGAGGTCCCCAACCAGGTCGTCGCCGCCACGCCGTACGTCATCACCCTCGTGGTCCTGGCCCTGTCCGCGCAGCGGCTGCGCATGCCCAGGGCGAACGGACTGCCGTACCGGAAGGGCCAGGGCGGATGA
- a CDS encoding AEC family transporter, whose translation MQGVLSGFLVIAVVIGAGYLIGRRGYLGRQGHEVLTKLAFHVASPALLFTILAEADLSLVFSGRLLVTALSTAAVAGVFVAVGAARGWGVGRTTIGALCSSYVNSGNLGIPIAVYVLGDASLVAPVLLFQLVGVTPVALTILDLATAGEKQPLWRRLLTPLRNPVALGSLTGVAVSASGIGIPGPVMDPLTLIGNMAVPAVLLAFGISLRGSSPPLRGGQRGAVLLAVALKSVGQPAVAWILAVTVFGLRGAQLLDVVVTSALPAAQNIFTYASRYRVGETLAREAILVSTLLSVPVLVVVAALLG comes from the coding sequence GTGCAGGGGGTGCTGAGCGGCTTCTTGGTGATCGCGGTCGTCATCGGCGCCGGCTACCTGATCGGCCGCCGGGGGTATCTCGGCCGGCAGGGCCACGAGGTGCTGACGAAGCTCGCGTTCCACGTGGCGTCCCCGGCGCTGCTGTTCACGATCCTCGCCGAGGCCGACCTGTCGCTGGTCTTCTCCGGCCGGCTCCTGGTCACCGCGCTGAGCACGGCCGCGGTGGCCGGCGTCTTCGTGGCGGTGGGTGCCGCGCGCGGCTGGGGCGTGGGGCGCACCACCATCGGCGCCCTGTGTTCCAGCTACGTCAACTCCGGCAACCTGGGCATCCCGATCGCCGTGTACGTCCTCGGTGACGCCTCGCTCGTGGCGCCGGTGCTGCTGTTCCAGCTCGTCGGGGTCACACCGGTCGCGCTGACGATCCTGGACCTGGCGACCGCCGGGGAGAAACAGCCCCTGTGGCGGCGGCTTCTCACACCGCTGCGGAATCCGGTCGCGCTGGGCTCACTGACGGGGGTGGCGGTGTCGGCGAGCGGCATCGGGATTCCCGGCCCGGTCATGGACCCGCTGACGTTGATCGGCAACATGGCGGTCCCGGCGGTCCTGCTTGCATTCGGCATCTCGCTGCGCGGCAGCTCCCCGCCCCTGCGGGGCGGGCAACGCGGGGCGGTACTGCTCGCCGTGGCCCTGAAGTCGGTGGGCCAGCCGGCGGTCGCCTGGATACTGGCGGTGACGGTCTTCGGCCTGCGCGGCGCCCAGTTGCTCGACGTGGTGGTGACGTCGGCGCTCCCGGCAGCGCAGAACATCTTCACCTACGCGAGCCGCTACCGCGTGGGCGAAACCCTGGCCCGCGAGGCGATCCTGGTGTCGACCCTGCTGTCGGTCCCGGTGCTCGTGGTGGTGGCGGCGCTGCTGGGGTGA
- a CDS encoding thymidine phosphorylase, with translation MAMDVISVIRTKRDRGELSDEQIDWVIDAYTRGEVADEQMSALAMAILLNGMNRGEIARWTAAMIASGERMDFSSLSRPTADKHSTGGVGDKITLPLAPLVAACGAAVPQLSGRGLGHTGGTLDKLESIPGWRALLSNDEMLSVLDGVGAVICAAGDGLAPADKKLYALRDVTGTVEAIPLIASSIMSKKIAEGTGSLVLDVKVGSGAFMKTLDDARELASTMVGLGTGHGVRTVALLTDMSTPLGLTAGNALEVRESVEVLAGGGPADVVELTLALAREMLDAAGVKDADPAKALADGTAMDVWRRMIAAQGGDPDAPLPTAREQHVVTAVASGVLTRLDAYDIGVAAWRLGAGRARKEDPVQAGAGVELHARPGDTVTAGQPLLTLHTDTPDRFDYALDAVSGSYDIEAPGTPFTATPVVRERIA, from the coding sequence ATGGCCATGGACGTCATCTCCGTCATCCGCACCAAGCGGGACCGCGGCGAACTCAGCGACGAACAGATCGACTGGGTGATCGACGCGTACACCCGCGGGGAGGTCGCCGACGAGCAGATGTCGGCCCTCGCGATGGCGATCCTCCTCAACGGCATGAACCGGGGCGAGATCGCCCGCTGGACCGCGGCGATGATCGCCTCCGGCGAGCGCATGGACTTCTCCTCGCTGTCCCGGCCCACGGCCGACAAGCACTCCACGGGCGGCGTCGGCGACAAGATCACCCTGCCGCTCGCCCCGCTGGTCGCCGCCTGCGGCGCGGCCGTCCCGCAGCTGTCCGGCAGGGGCCTCGGCCACACCGGAGGCACCCTGGACAAGCTGGAGTCGATCCCCGGCTGGCGCGCGCTGCTGTCCAACGACGAGATGCTGTCCGTCCTGGACGGCGTCGGCGCCGTGATCTGCGCGGCCGGCGACGGCCTCGCCCCCGCCGACAAGAAGCTCTACGCCCTGCGCGACGTGACCGGCACCGTCGAGGCGATCCCGCTGATCGCCTCCTCGATCATGTCGAAGAAGATCGCCGAGGGCACCGGCTCGCTCGTCCTGGACGTCAAGGTCGGCAGCGGCGCCTTCATGAAGACGCTGGACGACGCCCGCGAACTCGCCTCCACGATGGTCGGCCTCGGCACCGGCCACGGCGTGAGGACGGTCGCCCTGCTCACCGACATGTCGACGCCGCTCGGCCTGACCGCCGGCAACGCCCTCGAGGTCCGCGAGTCGGTGGAGGTCCTGGCGGGCGGCGGCCCCGCCGACGTCGTGGAACTGACCCTCGCCCTGGCCCGTGAGATGCTCGACGCCGCCGGCGTCAAGGACGCCGACCCGGCGAAGGCCCTGGCCGACGGCACCGCGATGGACGTCTGGCGTCGCATGATCGCGGCCCAGGGCGGCGACCCGGACGCGCCCCTGCCGACGGCTCGCGAACAGCACGTGGTGACGGCGGTCGCCTCCGGTGTCCTGACCCGCCTGGACGCCTACGACATCGGCGTCGCCGCCTGGCGCCTCGGCGCGGGCCGTGCCCGCAAGGAGGACCCGGTGCAGGCGGGCGCGGGCGTCGAACTGCACGCCAGGCCCGGCGACACCGTCACCGCGGGCCAGCCCCTGCTCACCCTCCACACGGACACCCCGGACCGCTTCGACTACGCCCTCGACGCGGTGTCCGGCTCCTACGACATCGAGGCCCCGGGCACGCCGTTCACGGCGACGCCGGTGGTACGGGAACGCATCGCCTGA
- a CDS encoding LysR family transcriptional regulator, which translates to MQHQQRSSGRLPPSSDTEDIVALLAPRLVHFAGVARTEHVTRAAQELQVPQSTLSRSVVRLEQDLGVDLFARHGRALSLTPAGRTFLASVERALAEIGRGADEVRADADPATGKVAFGFLHTMGAETVPGLLHAFRADHPRIRFSLVQNYGEAMLEGLRAGELDLCLTSPVPDAPDLVARRLDEQKLRLVIPADHRLAGRRRIRLDEAADENFVTLEAGYGLRRITDDLCAQAGFRPRVAFEGEEAETLRGLVAAGLGVALLPPPAVPRPGVVELTVTSPRAAREIGVAWLAGRPDTLPVSAFKKFLLSRRGRLLPD; encoded by the coding sequence ATGCAGCATCAGCAGAGGTCATCGGGTCGACTGCCACCGTCCAGTGACACAGAAGACATCGTCGCGCTGCTCGCGCCGCGCCTCGTCCACTTCGCCGGCGTCGCCCGCACGGAGCATGTCACCCGTGCCGCCCAGGAACTGCAGGTGCCGCAGTCCACGCTCTCCCGGTCCGTCGTCCGCCTCGAACAGGACCTGGGCGTCGACCTGTTCGCCCGTCACGGCCGGGCCCTCTCCCTCACCCCCGCCGGCCGTACCTTCCTCGCCTCCGTGGAACGGGCCCTCGCCGAGATCGGGCGGGGCGCCGACGAGGTCCGTGCCGACGCCGACCCGGCCACCGGCAAGGTCGCCTTCGGGTTCCTGCACACCATGGGCGCCGAGACCGTGCCCGGCCTGCTGCACGCCTTCCGCGCCGATCACCCGCGCATCCGCTTCAGCCTCGTCCAGAACTACGGCGAGGCCATGCTGGAAGGCCTCCGCGCGGGCGAGCTCGACCTGTGCCTGACCTCCCCGGTCCCGGACGCCCCCGACCTCGTCGCCCGCCGCCTGGACGAGCAGAAGCTGCGCCTGGTCATCCCCGCCGACCACCGGCTCGCCGGCCGCCGCCGGATCCGCCTCGACGAGGCCGCCGACGAGAACTTCGTGACCCTGGAGGCCGGTTACGGCCTGCGCCGCATCACCGACGACCTCTGCGCCCAGGCCGGGTTCCGGCCCCGGGTCGCCTTCGAGGGCGAGGAGGCGGAGACCCTGAGGGGCCTGGTCGCGGCCGGGCTCGGCGTCGCCCTGCTGCCCCCGCCGGCCGTGCCCCGCCCCGGTGTGGTGGAACTGACCGTCACCTCGCCGCGGGCGGCCCGTGAGATCGGCGTCGCCTGGCTGGCGGGGCGGCCGGACACCCTGCCGGTGTCGGCGTTCAAGAAGTTCCTGCTGTCGCGGCGCGGCCGCCTGCTCCCGGACTGA
- a CDS encoding alpha/beta hydrolase yields the protein MAQQATSARGARLGRALGPEAKTVSGVVLLLPGGDPVSGRRPSPLVATASVRALGRRLSRAGRAEQLAVHVVHYRYRGWNGSEARLARDATWAADEAVRRYGDVPVCLAGLGMGGRAALRAGGHEAVGSVLALAPWLPEEDVAAPPEPVKQLAGRQVLIVHGTHDLRTDPELSFRLAARAKKANRDVCRFEVHADGHGLHQYRDEVLALCEDFVMGTLFGRALSRPVRDALAAPPPLGLRMPLASGFGTSLRR from the coding sequence ATGGCACAGCAAGCGACGTCGGCTCGCGGGGCACGGCTGGGGAGGGCGCTCGGCCCCGAGGCGAAGACGGTGAGCGGCGTGGTGCTGCTGCTCCCCGGCGGCGATCCGGTCTCCGGCCGCAGACCGTCCCCCCTGGTGGCGACCGCCTCCGTGCGCGCGCTGGGACGCCGTCTCAGCCGCGCGGGCCGGGCCGAGCAACTCGCCGTCCATGTCGTCCACTACCGCTACCGGGGCTGGAACGGCAGCGAGGCGCGTCTCGCGCGGGACGCCACCTGGGCCGCCGACGAGGCCGTGCGGCGCTACGGGGACGTTCCCGTGTGCCTGGCCGGCCTCGGCATGGGCGGCAGGGCGGCCCTGCGCGCGGGCGGCCACGAGGCCGTCGGCTCCGTGCTGGCGCTGGCCCCCTGGCTGCCCGAGGAGGATGTGGCCGCACCACCCGAACCGGTGAAACAACTGGCCGGACGGCAGGTACTGATCGTCCACGGCACGCACGACCTGCGGACCGACCCCGAGCTGTCCTTCCGGCTGGCGGCGCGGGCGAAGAAGGCGAACCGGGACGTGTGCCGCTTCGAAGTACACGCCGACGGGCACGGGTTGCACCAGTACCGGGATGAAGTACTGGCGCTGTGCGAGGACTTCGTGATGGGAACGCTGTTCGGGCGGGCGCTGTCGCGTCCGGTGCGGGACGCGCTGGCGGCGCCTCCGCCCCTGGGACTGCGGATGCCGCTGGCCTCGGGGTTCGGTACGTCGTTACGGCGGTAG
- a CDS encoding ABC transporter permease: MKKFDKERVLLAVAGPVIALAVAFALSAIVLLASGKNPVEPFALMFEQATFSDIQVLIVNQASMYYIAALAVAIGFRMNLFNIGVDGQYQLGAFMAAVVGTHMNLPAVLQIPLLLLTAVFTGAFWSGIAGVLKVTRGVSEVVATIMLNAIATSLIVYMWKPDVFGVKVGNNSTTGEMHESGWVPGIDMGEAGEIYGLVVLAALLGIGYSIVLHRTRFGFDLRASGASTTAASASGVDPRRMVLSAMLISGGLAGLAGLPILLGDSHTYNLNFPTGIGFLGIGIALLGRNSPVGIAFAALLWAWLDKASPELDFHGYDKEIAVIMQGLIVLSVVVSYEAVREWGLRRQQRQVGAELAAGHVLGADNNTTKEVAGR, translated from the coding sequence ATGAAGAAGTTCGACAAGGAGCGCGTGCTCCTCGCGGTGGCCGGACCGGTTATCGCGCTCGCCGTGGCCTTCGCGCTCAGCGCGATCGTGCTGCTCGCCTCGGGCAAGAACCCCGTCGAGCCGTTCGCCCTGATGTTCGAGCAGGCGACGTTCTCCGACATCCAGGTCCTGATCGTCAACCAGGCGTCGATGTACTACATCGCCGCCCTCGCGGTGGCCATCGGCTTCCGGATGAACCTCTTCAACATCGGGGTCGACGGCCAGTACCAGCTCGGCGCCTTCATGGCAGCCGTCGTCGGCACCCACATGAACCTGCCGGCCGTGCTGCAGATCCCGCTGCTGCTCCTCACCGCCGTGTTCACCGGCGCCTTCTGGTCCGGCATCGCCGGCGTCCTCAAGGTCACCCGCGGGGTCAGCGAGGTCGTCGCCACGATCATGCTCAACGCGATCGCCACCTCGCTCATCGTCTACATGTGGAAGCCGGACGTCTTCGGCGTCAAGGTCGGCAACAACAGCACCACCGGCGAGATGCACGAGTCCGGCTGGGTCCCCGGCATCGACATGGGCGAGGCCGGCGAGATCTACGGCCTGGTCGTCCTCGCCGCGCTGCTCGGCATCGGCTACTCGATCGTCCTCCACCGCACCCGCTTCGGCTTCGACCTGCGCGCCTCCGGCGCCTCCACGACCGCCGCCTCGGCCAGCGGGGTCGACCCCAGGCGCATGGTGCTCAGCGCCATGCTGATCTCCGGCGGCCTCGCCGGCCTCGCGGGCCTGCCGATCCTGCTCGGCGACTCCCACACCTACAACCTGAACTTCCCCACCGGTATCGGCTTCCTCGGCATCGGCATCGCCCTCCTGGGCCGCAACAGCCCCGTGGGCATCGCCTTCGCCGCCCTCCTGTGGGCCTGGCTCGACAAGGCCTCGCCCGAGCTGGACTTCCACGGCTACGACAAGGAGATCGCGGTCATCATGCAGGGCCTGATCGTCCTCTCGGTCGTCGTCTCCTATGAGGCCGTCCGTGAGTGGGGCCTGCGCCGCCAGCAGCGCCAGGTCGGCGCGGAACTCGCCGCGGGCCACGTCCTCGGCGCCGACAACAACACCACGAAGGAGGTGGCCGGCCGATGA
- a CDS encoding BMP family lipoprotein, which yields MRRTSRITVAGAATASLALALAACGGTSTSSSSSSESAEDKGLAIAYDVGGKGDQSFNDAAYAGLQRAEKEYGYKTADVEPTDGETDADKEQRLASLAKQGYNPVIGVGYAYAAAVKGAAEKYPDTTFGIVDDATVEMDNVTDLVFSEEQASYLAGVAAAETTKTDVVGFIGGVDIPLIHKFRAGFEQGVKDTDPDVKVISQFLTQTAEEGGFSSPDKGRAAAEGQIEKKADVVYTAAGLSGQGAIEAAAANKVWAIGVDSDQYAQEALAKYKDSILTSAMKDVAKSVYKLAQSVEDKSPRTGVLRGDLASGEVGLSNSNPVFADNDELQDVIETARGKIINGEIEVESS from the coding sequence ATGCGCCGGACTTCCCGGATCACGGTCGCAGGCGCGGCGACCGCCTCTCTGGCCCTCGCGCTCGCCGCCTGCGGTGGCACCTCTACCTCTTCCTCCAGCTCGTCCGAGTCCGCCGAGGACAAAGGCCTGGCCATCGCGTACGACGTCGGCGGCAAGGGCGACCAGTCCTTCAACGACGCGGCGTACGCGGGCCTGCAGCGGGCGGAGAAGGAGTACGGCTACAAGACAGCCGACGTCGAGCCCACCGACGGTGAGACCGACGCGGACAAGGAGCAGCGCCTGGCCTCGCTGGCGAAGCAGGGCTACAACCCGGTGATCGGTGTCGGCTACGCCTACGCCGCCGCCGTGAAGGGCGCCGCCGAGAAGTACCCGGACACCACCTTCGGCATCGTCGACGACGCCACGGTCGAGATGGACAACGTGACCGACCTGGTCTTCTCCGAGGAGCAGGCCTCCTACCTGGCCGGTGTCGCCGCCGCGGAGACCACCAAGACCGACGTCGTGGGCTTCATCGGCGGAGTGGACATCCCGCTGATCCACAAGTTCCGGGCCGGCTTCGAGCAGGGCGTCAAGGACACCGACCCGGACGTCAAGGTCATCTCGCAGTTCCTGACGCAGACGGCGGAGGAGGGCGGCTTCTCCAGCCCCGACAAGGGCAGGGCCGCCGCCGAGGGCCAGATCGAGAAGAAGGCCGACGTCGTCTACACGGCGGCCGGTCTGTCCGGCCAGGGTGCCATCGAGGCCGCGGCCGCCAACAAGGTCTGGGCGATCGGTGTGGACTCCGACCAGTACGCGCAGGAGGCGCTGGCGAAGTACAAGGACTCGATCCTCACCTCGGCGATGAAGGACGTCGCCAAGTCGGTCTACAAGCTGGCGCAGTCGGTCGAGGACAAGTCTCCGCGCACCGGTGTCCTCAGGGGCGATCTGGCGTCGGGTGAGGTCGGCCTGTCGAACTCGAACCCCGTGTTCGCGGACAACGACGAGCTCCAGGACGTCATCGAGACGGCCAGGGGGAAGATCATCAACGGTGAGATCGAGGTCGAGTCCAGCTGA
- a CDS encoding ABC transporter ATP-binding protein, which produces MTAVELAGITKRFPGVVANHDIHLTVRKGTVHALVGENGAGKSTLMKILYGMQKPDEGTIAVHGETVSFSSPADAIARGIGMVHQHFMLADNLTVLENVVLGSERLHGIGAKARRRIEEISERYGLGVRPDLLVEELGVAARQRVEILKVLYRGATTLILDEPTAVLVPQEVDALFDNLRELKAEGLSVIFISHKLGEVLSVADDITVVRRGTTVGTAVPAETTPRRLAEMMVGSELPTPKTAESTVTDRAVLTVDKLRLAAPGGKALLDDVSFTIHAGEVLGIAGVEGNGQTELVDALIGLRHADSGTIRLADEEITGWATRRRREEGIGYIPEDRHRHGLLLEAPLWENRILGHVTEKPNAKGVWLDQKAAQEDTRRIVEKYDVRTPGIDVTAASLSGGNQQKLIVGREMSHGPRFLIASHPTRGVDVGAQAAIWDHIRQARHEGLAVLLISADLDELIGLSDTLRVIYDGRLVADADPATITPEELGTAMTGAAAGHLEHEETPETPADARKTGADTPGTEAAAPESPEDEAR; this is translated from the coding sequence GTGACCGCCGTCGAACTCGCCGGGATCACGAAGCGATTTCCGGGTGTCGTGGCCAACCACGACATCCACCTCACGGTCCGCAAGGGCACCGTGCACGCACTCGTCGGAGAGAACGGGGCCGGCAAGTCGACGCTGATGAAGATCCTCTACGGCATGCAGAAGCCGGACGAGGGCACCATCGCGGTCCACGGCGAGACGGTCTCCTTCTCCTCGCCGGCCGACGCCATCGCCCGCGGCATCGGCATGGTCCACCAGCACTTCATGCTCGCCGACAACCTCACGGTCCTCGAGAACGTGGTGCTCGGCAGCGAGAGGCTGCACGGCATCGGCGCGAAGGCCCGCCGCAGGATCGAGGAGATCTCCGAGCGCTACGGCCTCGGCGTGCGCCCCGACCTGCTGGTCGAGGAACTCGGTGTCGCCGCCCGCCAGCGCGTGGAGATCCTCAAGGTCCTCTACCGCGGCGCGACCACGCTGATCCTCGACGAGCCCACCGCCGTCCTCGTCCCGCAGGAGGTCGACGCGCTCTTCGACAACCTGCGCGAGCTCAAGGCGGAGGGCCTGTCGGTCATCTTCATCTCCCACAAGCTGGGCGAGGTCCTCTCGGTCGCCGACGACATCACCGTCGTCCGCCGGGGCACCACCGTGGGCACCGCCGTTCCCGCCGAGACCACCCCGCGCCGGCTCGCCGAGATGATGGTCGGCAGCGAACTGCCCACGCCCAAGACCGCCGAGTCCACGGTCACCGACCGCGCGGTGCTCACCGTCGACAAGCTCCGCCTGGCGGCCCCCGGCGGCAAGGCCCTGCTCGACGACGTCAGCTTCACCATCCACGCGGGCGAGGTCCTCGGCATCGCCGGCGTCGAGGGCAACGGCCAGACCGAACTGGTCGACGCGCTCATCGGCCTGCGGCACGCCGACTCCGGCACCATCCGGCTGGCCGACGAGGAGATCACCGGCTGGGCCACCCGCAGGCGCCGCGAGGAGGGCATCGGGTACATCCCCGAGGACCGCCACCGCCACGGCCTGCTCCTGGAGGCCCCCCTCTGGGAGAACCGCATCCTCGGCCACGTCACCGAGAAGCCCAACGCCAAGGGCGTCTGGCTGGACCAGAAGGCGGCCCAGGAGGACACCCGCCGCATCGTCGAGAAGTACGACGTGCGTACCCCCGGCATCGACGTCACCGCCGCGTCCCTGTCCGGCGGCAACCAGCAGAAGCTGATCGTCGGCCGGGAGATGAGCCACGGGCCCCGCTTCCTGATCGCCTCCCACCCCACCCGCGGTGTGGACGTCGGCGCGCAGGCCGCGATCTGGGACCACATCCGTCAGGCGCGCCACGAGGGCCTCGCCGTCCTGCTGATCTCCGCCGACCTGGACGAGCTGATCGGCCTGTCCGACACCCTGCGGGTGATCTACGACGGCAGGCTCGTCGCGGACGCCGACCCCGCCACCATCACCCCCGAGGAGCTCGGTACCGCCATGACCGGTGCCGCCGCCGGACACCTCGAACACGAAGAGACCCCCGAGACCCCGGCCGACGCCCGAAAGACCGGGGCGGACACCCCCGGCACCGAGGCCGCCGCCCCCGAGTCTCCGGAAGACGAGGCCCGCTGA
- a CDS encoding cytidine deaminase: MTPAPAAAADTDWEALRTVAREAMSHAYAPYSGYPVGVAALVDDGRTVSGCNVENASYGLSLCAECGLVSELQRTGGGRLTHFTCVDGTGAALVPCGRCRQLLYEFGGPGLLLDTPAGVLPLSEMLPQAFGPEHLAQ, translated from the coding sequence ATGACCCCGGCCCCGGCCGCCGCCGCGGACACCGACTGGGAGGCGCTGCGCACGGTGGCGCGGGAGGCCATGTCCCACGCGTACGCCCCCTACTCGGGCTACCCGGTCGGTGTCGCCGCCCTGGTCGACGACGGTCGCACGGTCTCCGGCTGCAACGTCGAGAACGCCAGCTACGGGCTCAGCCTGTGCGCCGAGTGCGGACTGGTCTCGGAACTGCAGCGCACCGGCGGTGGCCGCCTCACGCACTTCACCTGCGTGGACGGCACGGGCGCCGCCCTCGTCCCGTGCGGCCGCTGCCGACAGCTGCTGTACGAGTTCGGCGGCCCGGGGCTGCTCCTGGACACCCCGGCGGGCGTCCTGCCGCTCTCGGAGATGCTGCCCCAGGCCTTCGGCCCGGAGCACCTCGCCCAGTAG